A DNA window from Aminipila luticellarii contains the following coding sequences:
- the rpsT gene encoding 30S ribosomal protein S20: protein MANIKSAKKRILVINKKSARNRRIKSHLKAILKNFDAAIASGDMDTAKEKLTLAEKKLMQAAAKHTIHKNAASRKVSRLTKRFNKAQ from the coding sequence ATGGCAAATATTAAATCCGCAAAGAAAAGAATCTTAGTAATTAACAAGAAATCTGCAAGAAACAGACGTATCAAATCACATTTAAAGGCAATCTTAAAGAATTTTGACGCTGCTATCGCTTCCGGCGATATGGATACAGCAAAAGAAAAGCTTACTTTAGCAGAAAAGAAGCTGATGCAAGCTGCAGCGAAGCATACTATTCATAAGAACGCTGCATCAAGAAAGGTTTCCAGATTAACGAAGAGATTCAATAAGGCTCAGTAA
- a CDS encoding homoserine dehydrogenase — protein MKTLRLGLLGFGNAGRAFAKILEEKKQEIQGSMECDIIVTGITTGSRGSLYNPEGIDLKKAWSELEKAGHFDKDGKNYCEMTSLEFVEKGEYDVIVEMTPLDIFTGQPATDHLRRAMERGKHAVSANKGPIAWHYKDLKELAEKMKVQFYYETTVMDGTPIFNLKDETLKFCKVTEVNGILNTTTNYVLEELATGKAYDDVIEEGKRIGFVEADPSMDIEGWDAAAKVTALLNVLMEADITPKEVDRTGIENITLKDIQKAESQGKVIKLLCTGTRTDGKVKASVKPTLVEKGSLLSVISGTSSVLQITTDLMGKLTIIEHDPELLQTGYGVFSDVLRIVRNLV, from the coding sequence ATGAAAACATTAAGATTAGGACTTTTAGGGTTTGGCAATGCGGGAAGAGCCTTTGCCAAAATTTTAGAAGAAAAAAAGCAGGAGATACAGGGGAGTATGGAATGCGATATTATCGTTACCGGAATTACTACCGGTTCCCGGGGAAGCCTATACAATCCGGAAGGCATTGATCTGAAAAAGGCGTGGTCAGAGCTGGAAAAGGCAGGTCATTTTGATAAAGACGGGAAAAATTACTGTGAAATGACCTCCCTGGAGTTCGTAGAAAAAGGGGAATATGACGTGATTGTTGAAATGACTCCGCTGGATATCTTTACGGGGCAGCCGGCGACGGATCACTTGAGAAGAGCCATGGAAAGAGGAAAACATGCGGTGTCGGCCAACAAAGGCCCTATCGCTTGGCATTATAAAGATTTAAAAGAACTGGCGGAAAAAATGAAGGTTCAGTTCTATTATGAGACCACGGTTATGGACGGAACACCGATTTTTAACTTAAAGGACGAGACACTAAAATTCTGCAAGGTTACTGAAGTGAACGGCATTTTAAATACCACGACCAATTATGTTCTGGAGGAGCTTGCAACGGGCAAGGCCTATGACGACGTTATAGAAGAGGGAAAGCGAATCGGCTTTGTAGAGGCGGATCCCTCCATGGATATCGAAGGGTGGGATGCTGCGGCAAAGGTGACGGCACTGCTGAATGTACTGATGGAGGCTGATATAACGCCGAAAGAGGTAGACAGGACCGGGATTGAAAACATTACATTAAAAGACATCCAAAAAGCGGAAAGCCAGGGAAAGGTGATCAAGCTCCTGTGTACGGGTACACGAACAGACGGAAAAGTAAAAGCGTCGGTTAAGCCTACCTTAGTAGAAAAAGGAAGTCTCCTGTCTGTGATCTCCGGAACCTCTTCCGTTTTGCAGATCACGACGGATTTAATGGGGAAGCTTACGATCATTGAACACGATCCGGAATTGCTGCAAACAGGCTATGGCGTATTCAGCGATGTGCTCAGAATTGTTAGAAATCTTGTATAA
- the spoIIP gene encoding stage II sporulation protein P, protein MKGKRLLTLGIAVFVMTTVVTVRSMEKGNDGDFQLTEADVGKMCLSGALMVGSRGAERQDTPEEQQKNETENVQEDSGAADSTAAQEVPAADAPAVVDTQDPVNPSPQTINIDNSKPLVIIYHTHATESYQPASDGNFHVLPEEGTVREVGNVLTKALEKQGIQVVHDKTIHDNPSYNQSYSRSLETIKNLLAKYPNAAVVIDLHRDAAGYSGGAGKTTIVNGETVAKYNLVVGNGNPNAEKLKIFANTVNKKAEELYPGYGGRIIEKAYKFNQYVSDYQLLLEIGNNENNIRESDACAKYFADVIAAVIKEHSN, encoded by the coding sequence ATGAAGGGAAAACGATTGCTCACATTGGGTATAGCAGTATTTGTGATGACGACTGTGGTAACTGTACGAAGCATGGAAAAAGGCAACGACGGAGACTTTCAATTGACAGAGGCAGACGTGGGTAAGATGTGCTTATCAGGAGCATTGATGGTAGGAAGCAGAGGAGCGGAAAGGCAGGATACTCCTGAGGAACAGCAGAAAAATGAAACAGAAAACGTACAGGAAGACAGCGGGGCTGCAGACAGTACAGCCGCACAGGAGGTACCGGCGGCTGATGCTCCGGCAGTAGTCGATACTCAAGACCCTGTAAATCCATCACCGCAGACCATAAATATTGACAACAGTAAACCGCTTGTCATTATTTATCACACACATGCGACGGAATCTTATCAACCGGCTTCGGACGGCAATTTCCACGTCCTTCCGGAAGAAGGAACGGTAAGAGAGGTGGGAAACGTATTGACGAAGGCACTGGAAAAGCAGGGAATTCAGGTCGTTCATGACAAAACGATTCACGATAATCCTTCTTATAATCAATCTTACAGCAGATCTTTGGAAACCATTAAGAATCTGCTGGCCAAGTATCCGAATGCGGCAGTGGTCATAGATTTACATAGGGATGCTGCAGGATATTCAGGAGGAGCAGGAAAAACAACTATCGTTAACGGAGAAACTGTTGCAAAATATAATCTGGTGGTCGGCAATGGAAATCCAAATGCCGAAAAGCTGAAAATATTTGCAAATACAGTAAACAAGAAAGCCGAGGAACTGTATCCCGGATATGGCGGAAGAATCATCGAGAAGGCATATAAATTCAATCAATATGTTTCGGATTATCAGCTGCTGCTTGAAATTGGAAACAATGAAAATAACATCAGAGAATCGGATGCATGTGCCAAGTATTTTGCAGATGTGATTGCCGCCGTTATTAAAGAACACAGCAATTAG
- the arcD gene encoding arginine-ornithine antiporter has translation MSDHSKKLGVVALVAMVISSSIGSGIFGISSDMAGSASPGAAIIAWLIVGLGVLMLCLSLTNLIAKRPELSGVFSYAEAGFGPFGGFISGWGYWLSAWLGNVAFATMMMSAVGYFIPVFSGGQNLLSIIVASIILWFMCFLVNKGIESAAVINIIVTVCKIVPLLIFTIIAIISFKADIFTANFWGTLSGNFEVKSVFSQIQNSMMVLMWVFVGIEGAAMMADRAETKAVAAKSTVLGLIGLLIIYILISLLPYGLMDRQTIVQFGQPSMGYILKELVGPWGAAMINIGLIISIFGCWLSWTMLPAETTLLMAKQNLLPKKFGEVNCANSPTFSLVFMTILTQLFVFTLLFTEKAYNFAYSLCTAAIFVTWIMVTMYQVKFSYQRHENVQLLIGVLGCIFFAWAIYASGLEYFLLCFTVYILGMYFYAKARKENGCERVFSKKDLIVAGLIILGAIFSIYLLVTGQIAM, from the coding sequence ATGTCAGATCATTCAAAAAAATTAGGGGTCGTAGCCTTGGTTGCTATGGTCATCAGTTCCTCTATAGGAAGCGGAATTTTCGGTATTTCTTCGGATATGGCGGGAAGCGCCAGTCCCGGAGCCGCCATTATCGCGTGGCTTATTGTAGGCTTGGGCGTTCTCATGCTGTGCCTTTCGCTTACCAATCTGATTGCAAAGAGACCGGAGTTAAGCGGTGTGTTCAGCTATGCCGAAGCTGGTTTTGGTCCCTTTGGCGGATTTATCAGCGGATGGGGATATTGGCTTTCCGCTTGGCTTGGAAACGTTGCTTTTGCGACCATGATGATGAGTGCGGTGGGATATTTTATCCCTGTCTTTTCTGGCGGACAGAATCTTTTATCCATTATCGTGGCAAGCATCATTTTATGGTTCATGTGTTTCCTTGTGAATAAAGGGATTGAAAGCGCTGCGGTTATCAATATTATAGTTACTGTATGCAAAATCGTTCCTTTGCTTATTTTTACAATTATTGCTATTATCTCTTTTAAAGCCGATATTTTTACAGCAAATTTCTGGGGAACGCTGTCCGGAAATTTTGAAGTGAAAAGTGTTTTCAGCCAGATTCAAAACAGTATGATGGTTTTGATGTGGGTGTTCGTCGGTATTGAAGGGGCTGCCATGATGGCAGACCGAGCCGAAACAAAAGCGGTGGCAGCAAAATCTACCGTTTTGGGCTTGATTGGATTACTTATTATTTATATTTTAATATCGTTGCTGCCCTATGGGTTAATGGATCGACAAACCATCGTTCAATTCGGTCAGCCGTCCATGGGATACATTTTAAAAGAGCTCGTAGGTCCTTGGGGAGCCGCCATGATCAACATTGGTCTGATTATTTCCATATTTGGATGTTGGCTGTCATGGACTATGCTCCCGGCAGAGACAACATTGCTCATGGCCAAGCAAAATCTTCTTCCCAAAAAATTCGGAGAAGTCAACTGTGCAAATTCTCCGACCTTTTCCCTGGTATTTATGACCATACTGACTCAGCTATTTGTTTTTACCCTGTTGTTTACAGAAAAGGCATATAACTTTGCTTATTCTCTTTGCACGGCGGCCATCTTTGTAACGTGGATTATGGTAACGATGTATCAGGTAAAATTTTCGTATCAGAGACATGAAAATGTTCAGCTTCTTATTGGGGTTTTAGGTTGTATTTTCTTTGCATGGGCAATTTATGCTTCCGGTCTGGAATATTTCCTGCTGTGCTTTACGGTATACATTCTCGGAATGTATTTTTACGCCAAGGCAAGAAAAGAAAACGGCTGTGAGCGAGTATTCAGCAAAAAAGATCTTATTGTGGCAGGACTTATTATTCTGGGTGCAATATTCTCGATATATTTGCTGGTGACGGGGCAGATCGCCATGTAA
- the gpr gene encoding GPR endopeptidase — MKYRTDLAIENVEMYDEERGQTGDIDGVQMEKVEYDEAIKATRIKVLDARGEAILQKPAGNYITIEVDGLIDGEEELKARASKALAEELKQLIHFHYYLKVLVIGLGNDKVTPDSLGPYTVSKVRVTRHWFIIYESEGDEEQACVSGFIPGVMGSTGMETADLIKKAADLVNPEIVLVVDSLAARNIGRISTTIQINDTGISPGAGMGNHRTMLNEQTLGHRVISVGVPTVIDSSTLIIDALEGYIKNPVEVENYIEQNGQDMIVTSTDIDQVIKDFSDIIANGINITLHPGIYS, encoded by the coding sequence GTGAAGTATAGAACGGACTTAGCAATAGAAAATGTTGAGATGTACGATGAAGAAAGAGGACAGACCGGTGACATTGATGGTGTTCAAATGGAAAAAGTTGAATATGATGAAGCCATAAAAGCGACCCGTATTAAAGTATTGGATGCCAGAGGCGAAGCCATCTTGCAAAAACCCGCCGGAAATTATATTACCATAGAGGTGGACGGGCTAATAGACGGGGAAGAAGAGTTAAAGGCTCGTGCTTCCAAGGCTTTGGCAGAAGAGCTTAAACAGCTGATACACTTTCATTACTATTTAAAGGTTCTGGTCATTGGTCTGGGCAATGATAAGGTAACGCCGGATTCTTTAGGCCCTTATACCGTCTCCAAGGTCAGAGTGACCAGACACTGGTTTATTATTTATGAATCAGAAGGGGATGAGGAGCAGGCTTGTGTCAGCGGTTTTATACCGGGAGTAATGGGCTCCACCGGGATGGAAACGGCTGATCTGATAAAAAAGGCAGCTGATCTGGTCAATCCGGAAATCGTTTTAGTGGTGGACTCTCTGGCGGCAAGAAATATAGGACGTATCAGTACGACCATACAGATCAATGATACGGGTATTTCTCCGGGAGCCGGCATGGGAAATCACCGAACTATGCTGAATGAGCAGACTCTGGGTCACCGGGTTATATCCGTGGGAGTTCCCACTGTCATAGATTCCAGTACACTGATCATTGATGCCCTGGAAGGTTATATTAAAAATCCGGTAGAGGTGGAAAACTATATCGAACAAAACGGACAGGATATGATTGTAACCTCCACCGATATTGACCAGGTCATAAAGGATTTTTCGGACATAATTGCAAATGGAATTAATATTACGCTTCATCCCGGCATATATTCATAA
- the arcC gene encoding carbamate kinase — MEKSLGKLVIALGGNALQSGNGPATAEAQLEVVKKTCEHIAEISCRGYEIAIVHGNGPQVGRILQAYETAKEVTPVMPFDVCGAMSQGYIGYHIQQCLKYALNLRNKNIPVVALATQMIVDGADPAFQNPTKPIGQFYNEQEAKKQEQEKGYVMKEDAGRGFRRVVASPLPKRIVEIDAVKKLWDSTIVITCGGGGVPVVEKDTGILEGVAAVIDKDFAAELLAEQVEADCLMILTEVEKVAINFNKPNQENLSHMTLEEASRLVEEGQFAPGSMLPKVQAAMKFVRANPSKKAIITSLDKSLEALEGKTGTVLTFA, encoded by the coding sequence ATGGAAAAAAGTTTGGGGAAATTAGTCATAGCTTTAGGCGGAAATGCCCTACAGTCAGGCAATGGTCCGGCAACAGCAGAAGCACAGCTTGAGGTAGTAAAGAAAACCTGCGAGCATATTGCAGAAATAAGCTGCAGAGGATATGAAATAGCTATTGTTCATGGAAATGGACCGCAGGTAGGAAGAATTCTTCAAGCCTATGAAACAGCCAAGGAGGTTACTCCTGTTATGCCGTTTGATGTGTGCGGGGCTATGTCACAGGGATATATCGGGTATCACATCCAGCAGTGCTTAAAATATGCACTGAACTTAAGAAACAAGAATATTCCGGTAGTTGCTCTGGCAACACAGATGATCGTAGACGGAGCAGATCCTGCCTTTCAGAATCCAACGAAGCCGATTGGCCAGTTCTATAACGAACAGGAAGCAAAGAAACAGGAGCAGGAAAAAGGGTATGTGATGAAGGAAGATGCGGGCAGAGGCTTCAGACGAGTAGTTGCTTCTCCTCTTCCTAAAAGGATAGTAGAAATTGATGCAGTCAAAAAGCTGTGGGATTCCACGATCGTGATTACCTGCGGCGGCGGCGGAGTTCCTGTCGTAGAAAAAGATACCGGTATTTTGGAAGGGGTTGCTGCCGTAATCGATAAGGATTTTGCAGCAGAGCTTCTTGCAGAACAGGTGGAAGCGGATTGTCTGATGATCCTGACAGAGGTTGAAAAGGTTGCTATCAACTTTAATAAGCCAAATCAGGAGAATCTGAGCCACATGACATTGGAGGAAGCTTCAAGGCTTGTGGAGGAAGGACAATTTGCCCCTGGAAGCATGCTTCCAAAGGTTCAAGCTGCCATGAAGTTTGTCAGAGCAAATCCATCAAAGAAGGCTATTATTACGTCTCTTGACAAATCTTTAGAAGCACTGGAAGGAAAAACCGGAACAGTTCTTACTTTTGCATAA
- a CDS encoding AraC family transcriptional regulator, with amino-acid sequence MMMQEIAEFQSQYCSNLDIKRICSFDYELIDEKTHALYHQSPRFLYVRKGKAKFMVDTELYEVGKNCLLSILPWDCTEVIEVEEPLQYEIIKYNYEVVANMLHSIVVENTGEMPILKKLEVTPVITLNDHARNEIEIIFSKIKEEVGIESVMEKMEHESYHEILVCTLVAQIITIFCRETDANRMVPKVLAEPGDPRALILRYIYMHLSDKMTLDKLSKQFYMSKSSISKYILEKTGLSFNELLNEMRVTKTINYLLYTDFTLEELASIVGYVDAAHISKVFSARMDDKIGNYRKTYGKVLHVGKIRETKQDYKIVEYILRNFSEDLTAHSVADTFNISLIELNKALLLQVEKNFYDFLNLTRINKACEFLIETDMEITDIAIGVGYNTVKTFRRNFVQLRHMTPSEFRNNVSMQD; translated from the coding sequence ATGATGATGCAGGAAATTGCGGAATTTCAATCACAATATTGTTCAAATCTCGATATAAAGAGGATCTGCTCCTTTGATTATGAGTTAATTGATGAAAAGACCCATGCTTTATATCACCAGAGTCCCCGGTTTCTTTATGTGAGAAAGGGCAAGGCAAAATTTATGGTGGATACGGAATTGTATGAGGTTGGCAAAAACTGTTTATTATCCATTCTCCCTTGGGATTGCACGGAAGTCATTGAAGTAGAAGAACCGCTGCAATATGAAATCATCAAGTACAATTATGAGGTGGTAGCCAATATGCTCCACTCCATTGTTGTTGAAAATACAGGCGAAATGCCCATATTGAAAAAATTGGAAGTGACGCCGGTGATCACGTTAAATGATCATGCCAGAAACGAAATTGAAATCATTTTTTCTAAAATTAAAGAAGAGGTCGGAATTGAATCCGTTATGGAAAAAATGGAGCATGAAAGCTATCATGAGATCTTGGTCTGCACCTTGGTCGCACAGATTATCACCATTTTTTGCAGAGAGACAGATGCCAATCGGATGGTGCCAAAGGTACTGGCAGAGCCCGGAGATCCAAGAGCATTAATTTTAAGATATATTTATATGCACTTAAGTGATAAGATGACGTTGGATAAATTATCAAAGCAGTTTTATATGAGCAAGTCCTCCATCAGTAAATACATATTGGAAAAAACAGGATTATCGTTTAATGAGCTGCTCAATGAAATGAGAGTGACGAAGACCATAAATTATTTGCTGTATACAGACTTTACGCTGGAAGAGCTGGCTTCTATCGTAGGGTATGTAGATGCTGCGCATATATCAAAGGTATTTTCTGCCAGAATGGATGATAAGATCGGAAACTATAGGAAAACCTACGGAAAAGTACTGCATGTAGGAAAGATAAGGGAAACAAAGCAGGACTATAAAATTGTTGAATACATTTTAAGAAATTTTTCCGAGGATTTAACCGCACATTCTGTTGCGGATACGTTTAATATATCGCTGATTGAACTAAACAAAGCCTTGCTTTTGCAGGTAGAAAAAAACTTTTATGATTTTTTAAATTTGACAAGAATCAACAAAGCATGTGAATTTCTTATTGAGACGGATATGGAAATTACCGATATTGCCATTGGAGTAGGCTATAATACGGTAAAAACCTTTAGAAGAAACTTTGTTCAGCTGAGGCATATGACGCCCAGTGAGTTTAGGAATAATGTGAGCATGCAGGACTAA
- the argF gene encoding ornithine carbamoyltransferase, whose product MAVNLKGRSFLTLMDFTPEEIRYMLDLSHDLKAKKRAGIQGDALKGKNIVLLFEKTSTRTRCAFEVACLDEGGHVTFLDSNSSQFGKKESVEDSAKVFGRFFDGIEYRGYDQALVEDLAKYAGIPVWNGLTDVDHPTQILADLLTIEEHVAKPLNKVKVVFCGDVRNNMSYAWMYGCAKMGMHYVAYGPQVLLDEIDKDILARVHEVAAATGAKIELCSTPECLKGADVLYTDVWASMGEEAQIPEKVKMLTPYKVTEEMIKETGNEDVIFLHCLPSFHDFETKMAKTQKDAGYDIREVTDEVFRSKYSKVFDEAENRMHTIKAVMVATIGRQN is encoded by the coding sequence ATGGCAGTGAATCTTAAAGGAAGAAGTTTTTTAACACTAATGGATTTTACCCCGGAAGAAATCAGATACATGCTAGACCTGTCCCACGACTTGAAGGCTAAGAAACGTGCAGGCATTCAAGGGGATGCTTTAAAAGGAAAAAATATTGTACTTCTTTTTGAGAAGACTTCTACGAGAACAAGATGTGCATTTGAAGTGGCTTGTTTAGATGAGGGCGGTCATGTTACGTTCTTAGATTCAAACAGTTCACAGTTTGGTAAGAAAGAATCCGTAGAAGATTCTGCAAAAGTATTTGGCAGATTCTTTGATGGGATTGAATACAGAGGGTACGATCAGGCATTAGTAGAGGATTTGGCTAAATATGCAGGAATTCCGGTATGGAATGGATTAACGGACGTAGATCATCCAACTCAGATTCTGGCTGACCTTTTGACCATTGAGGAACATGTGGCAAAACCGTTAAACAAAGTGAAAGTTGTTTTCTGCGGCGATGTAAGAAACAATATGAGCTATGCGTGGATGTACGGATGCGCCAAAATGGGCATGCATTATGTAGCGTACGGTCCACAGGTTCTGCTTGATGAAATTGACAAGGACATCCTGGCAAGGGTTCATGAAGTGGCGGCAGCAACAGGTGCTAAAATTGAACTTTGCAGCACACCTGAATGCTTAAAGGGAGCAGACGTGCTGTATACAGACGTATGGGCTTCTATGGGAGAAGAAGCACAGATTCCGGAAAAGGTTAAAATGTTGACTCCGTATAAAGTAACAGAAGAAATGATAAAAGAAACAGGAAATGAAGACGTGATCTTCTTGCACTGCTTACCGTCCTTCCACGACTTTGAGACAAAAATGGCAAAAACTCAGAAGGATGCAGGATATGACATCAGAGAAGTAACCGACGAGGTGTTCAGAAGCAAATATTCTAAGGTATTTGATGAAGCTGAAAATCGTATGCATACGATCAAGGCTGTTATGGTTGCTACAATCGGCAGACAGAACTAA
- a CDS encoding YkvI family membrane protein encodes MDENRKLGFLSVAFMYVGTIMGAGFASGREIWQFFCVFGEKGYIGILVIGVMFMMIGMMTSKIARTLATNDMGKIIVPGDHPKMVDAVGYFMAVMLFTVLITMSAAGGALFYQQFGQSRILGGAVIIFLVILTVIGGFERVSRVFRFIMPVLVVVVVSVCLMVIFMDLPEAPQQAEITVSPLTPNWFVSAMQYISYNVLALVPIVATASVNAKNDRHAFAGTALGAIFLGLLAFVLGTAMFTDMGFSQAMDMPMLGYSAKVSKGVNLVYTCVLLFAIYASATSNYYGFTTKMKSQKHRTLKIILIAWAGFFCGLIGFTNVVSFMFPIEGFMGFAIIAMVIINFFDVIKKEKNRSTVESDEQEKIEREG; translated from the coding sequence ATGGACGAAAATCGTAAGCTAGGGTTTTTAAGCGTTGCTTTCATGTATGTAGGAACAATTATGGGTGCCGGATTTGCATCAGGGAGAGAAATCTGGCAGTTTTTTTGTGTTTTTGGAGAGAAAGGATATATCGGAATTCTTGTAATCGGCGTGATGTTCATGATGATCGGCATGATGACCAGTAAAATCGCAAGAACGCTTGCTACCAACGATATGGGGAAGATTATTGTACCCGGAGATCATCCTAAGATGGTGGATGCTGTGGGCTATTTTATGGCTGTCATGCTTTTTACTGTTCTTATCACCATGTCTGCTGCCGGAGGCGCTTTATTTTATCAGCAGTTCGGGCAGAGCAGAATTCTGGGAGGAGCCGTTATCATCTTCCTGGTGATTCTGACGGTAATCGGTGGGTTTGAGAGGGTATCAAGGGTATTTCGATTTATTATGCCGGTTTTGGTAGTCGTGGTCGTATCCGTATGTCTGATGGTGATTTTTATGGATCTGCCGGAAGCTCCCCAGCAAGCCGAAATCACGGTCAGTCCTCTGACGCCGAACTGGTTCGTATCGGCCATGCAGTACATCTCTTATAACGTGTTGGCATTGGTTCCCATCGTGGCTACGGCTTCTGTAAATGCCAAAAATGACCGGCATGCTTTTGCCGGAACTGCTCTTGGAGCTATATTTTTGGGATTGCTGGCCTTTGTGTTGGGAACTGCCATGTTTACGGATATGGGATTTTCTCAGGCAATGGATATGCCCATGCTTGGTTACTCGGCTAAAGTTTCAAAGGGCGTAAACCTGGTGTATACTTGTGTGCTGCTGTTTGCTATTTATGCTTCTGCCACCAGCAATTATTATGGGTTTACGACGAAAATGAAATCTCAAAAGCATAGAACCTTAAAAATTATTTTAATCGCATGGGCAGGGTTCTTCTGCGGTCTTATAGGGTTTACCAATGTGGTCTCTTTTATGTTTCCGATAGAAGGGTTTATGGGATTTGCTATCATTGCAATGGTTATTATCAATTTTTTTGATGTGATAAAAAAAGAAAAGAACCGATCAACGGTTGAATCCGATGAACAGGAAAAAATAGAAAGAGAGGGATAA
- the arcA gene encoding arginine deiminase — protein MVINVKSEIRPLKKVLLHRPGKELENLTPDTLDRLLFDDIPFLEVAQAEHDAFAQILRDNGVEVVYLEDLMADVLNLSDEIRDQFLYQWIKEAGVSTRKQTEKIYQFMLRHNDNKKEMVLKSMEGIVLRELGWKPANASTDSLVDLMNTPDKLIIDPMPNLYFTRDPFACIGNGVSVNRMYSQTRNRETIYGEYIFKYHPDYKDKVDMLYNRYEQYHVEGGDILNLNDKVLAVGVSQRTEPAAVEVLAKNIFSNKNAVIDTILAFDIPVSRAFMHLDTVFTQIDVDKFTVHPGILGPLVVYEIKRGEGSDELAVKKIEEKLETILEKYLGIDKITLIKCGGEDLIAAQREQWNDGSNTLCIAPGKIVTYQRNTVTNKLLREYNVNVLEVPSAELSRGRGGPRCMSMPLVRE, from the coding sequence ATGGTAATTAATGTTAAAAGTGAAATTCGACCATTAAAGAAGGTATTGCTGCATCGTCCCGGTAAAGAGTTAGAAAATCTGACTCCGGATACGCTGGATCGATTATTGTTTGATGATATACCTTTTCTGGAGGTTGCTCAGGCAGAGCATGATGCCTTTGCCCAGATATTAAGAGACAACGGTGTTGAAGTAGTATATTTGGAAGATTTGATGGCAGATGTACTGAATTTAAGCGATGAAATCAGAGATCAATTCCTATATCAATGGATCAAAGAGGCTGGTGTCAGCACAAGGAAGCAAACGGAAAAGATCTATCAGTTCATGCTCCGGCATAATGACAATAAAAAAGAAATGGTGCTGAAATCTATGGAAGGAATCGTATTGAGAGAGCTGGGATGGAAGCCGGCAAATGCCTCAACGGATTCTTTAGTGGATCTGATGAACACACCGGATAAGCTGATTATCGATCCGATGCCAAACCTTTATTTTACAAGAGATCCGTTTGCCTGCATAGGAAACGGTGTAAGCGTGAACCGAATGTATTCCCAGACTAGGAACCGAGAGACGATTTACGGAGAATATATATTTAAATACCATCCTGATTATAAAGATAAAGTTGACATGCTCTACAACCGTTATGAGCAGTATCATGTGGAAGGCGGAGATATTTTAAACTTGAATGATAAAGTCTTGGCTGTCGGTGTTTCACAGAGAACAGAACCAGCGGCAGTTGAAGTGCTCGCTAAAAATATTTTTTCAAATAAGAATGCGGTTATAGATACCATTCTTGCTTTCGACATTCCTGTATCCAGAGCATTCATGCATTTGGATACGGTCTTCACACAGATCGATGTGGATAAATTTACGGTACATCCGGGCATTTTAGGACCATTGGTGGTTTATGAAATTAAGCGCGGCGAAGGCAGTGATGAACTGGCCGTAAAGAAAATAGAAGAAAAATTAGAGACAATTCTTGAAAAATATCTGGGAATTGATAAAATAACTCTTATAAAGTGCGGCGGAGAAGATTTGATTGCTGCTCAAAGAGAGCAGTGGAATGACGGATCCAACACCCTTTGCATTGCTCCTGGTAAAATTGTGACATACCAGAGAAATACGGTAACCAATAAATTGCTGAGAGAGTACAATGTGAATGTGCTGGAAGTTCCAAGTGCTGAATTATCAAGAGGCAGAGGCGGCCCGCGCTGCATGAGCATGCCACTTGTCAGAGAATAG